One Bacillota bacterium DNA segment encodes these proteins:
- a CDS encoding DUF4097 family beta strand repeat protein, producing MAIKTSRAGTITLAITLISVGVLWLISNITGRDMIWHVLRLWPVVLVMLGIELLMKDYLARKRGDQPPGFDFGSIFLIVVIVVILVGLGAVRGLGYPFSKFEIFPGYVGIHIGDRAVKASREARKSMKIPGNAKHVRIINPFGKVVVLPGPVGEISVASEITGYGPTPDLARKVAEEADISLAIQGETAMIQVSDPGGSLISHLEAGRERSNRIAVDSTIEVPPGLQVEIRNSFGKILARGLRQDVSIENSLGNVDVENVEGALSVRNSYGAITMTGVAGDIEVSNSFGRVEAKGHLGKTYIRNSMGSVRVKALSPISEDCYISTRFGSIDFALPFDSVASIRAETEFGRIENNLGLPVEKEVTTQRVRGTLGKGGGNIVLETTHGNIQIRAMK from the coding sequence ATGGCCATAAAAACCAGCCGCGCCGGCACCATCACTCTTGCAATTACCCTAATATCGGTGGGCGTTTTGTGGCTCATTTCAAATATCACGGGGCGCGATATGATATGGCATGTCTTGAGGCTATGGCCTGTGGTCCTGGTGATGTTGGGCATCGAGCTATTGATGAAGGACTATTTGGCCCGTAAGAGGGGGGACCAACCTCCGGGGTTTGATTTCGGGAGCATATTTCTGATTGTTGTCATCGTGGTAATTCTCGTGGGGTTGGGCGCGGTAAGAGGCTTGGGATATCCATTTTCAAAATTCGAGATCTTTCCCGGATATGTCGGTATACATATCGGGGACAGGGCCGTGAAAGCCTCACGGGAAGCGCGAAAGAGCATGAAAATACCCGGCAATGCAAAGCATGTTAGGATTATTAATCCCTTTGGCAAGGTGGTGGTCTTGCCGGGCCCTGTAGGGGAGATCTCAGTAGCATCCGAAATCACTGGCTATGGGCCAACACCAGACCTTGCTCGAAAGGTTGCAGAAGAGGCCGATATTTCCTTGGCAATACAGGGCGAGACGGCGATGATCCAGGTTAGTGATCCGGGGGGATCACTAATTAGTCACCTGGAAGCTGGTCGCGAGCGCTCAAATAGGATAGCGGTCGACTCTACCATCGAGGTGCCGCCAGGTCTACAGGTGGAGATTCGGAATTCCTTTGGCAAGATCCTGGCCCGTGGCCTTCGTCAGGACGTTTCCATTGAAAATAGCCTTGGCAATGTTGATGTAGAGAACGTGGAAGGCGCTCTCAGCGTTAGAAATTCTTACGGAGCGATCACGATGACAGGCGTGGCAGGAGATATTGAAGTCTCAAATTCCTTCGGGCGCGTGGAAGCAAAGGGGCATTTAGGGAAAACTTATATTCGCAATTCAATGGGCAGCGTCAGGGTAAAAGCCCTCAGCCCCATCAGCGAGGACTGTTATATATCTACCAGATTTGGCTCCATAGATTTTGCCTTGCCATTTGACTCCGTCGCCAGTATACGCGCCGAAACCGAGTTTGGGAGAATAGAGAACAATCTTGGTCTCCCAGTAGAAAAGGAGGTCACAACTCAGAGAGTGAGGGGAACCTTGGGCAAGGGTGGGGGCAATATAGTCTTGGAAACAACCCATGGCAATATTCAGATAAGAGCTATGAAATAG
- a CDS encoding ABC transporter permease subunit, translated as MTAELHKLKRLRIAWILMSIMIAMELLMIIGLGYAARNSPEAQNMPAKERQGAIVLTTFPSSIPPTLSFIASFGPLLALILASRLVGDEYALGTARQLVSMGLDRRRYIIIKIEGVIVASLFLLTGSLLAGSIISIIFTLISGRPLALNMLTAAFLGKAIFSIGIAWFTLGFYSIFALFLATLTRSAASAIATGLLVFFLEGNLIGLLASKFSIVGRIAPYTIGQNINQIIALIEQGKGVYGGLTHEAARAFLTLTAWLMAFAVGSMEIFRRQQLS; from the coding sequence TTGACGGCAGAATTGCATAAGTTAAAGCGCCTCAGGATCGCGTGGATCCTGATGTCTATCATGATTGCCATGGAGCTCCTTATGATTATAGGTCTGGGCTATGCAGCGCGGAATTCGCCTGAAGCTCAGAATATGCCGGCCAAGGAACGCCAAGGCGCCATCGTGCTCACCACGTTTCCTTCATCCATACCGCCGACATTAAGCTTCATTGCTTCTTTTGGGCCGCTTCTGGCATTGATCCTTGCATCTCGCCTAGTTGGGGATGAATATGCGCTAGGCACGGCAAGACAGCTGGTTTCAATGGGCCTGGACAGGCGAAGATATATAATCATCAAGATAGAGGGAGTTATCGTTGCTTCACTATTCCTGCTCACAGGCTCCCTCCTTGCAGGCTCCATAATCTCAATTATCTTCACCCTCATATCCGGGAGGCCATTGGCTCTAAACATGCTCACAGCGGCATTTCTCGGCAAGGCCATATTCAGCATTGGCATTGCCTGGTTCACTTTGGGATTCTACTCGATATTCGCCCTTTTCCTTGCTACCCTCACCAGGTCCGCTGCCTCAGCAATTGCCACGGGGCTCTTGGTGTTCTTCCTGGAAGGGAACCTAATTGGGCTTCTCGCGAGCAAATTCTCCATAGTTGGCAGGATCGCTCCATATACTATCGGGCAGAATATAAACCAGATAATAGCTCTCATCGAGCAGGGAAAAGGGGTTTATGGCGGACTTACACATGAAGCAGCGCGAGCATTCCTGACGCTGACAGCGTGGCTCATGGCCTTTGCCGTGGGGTCGATGGAAATATTTCGCCGGCAGCAACTGAGTTAA
- a CDS encoding ABC transporter ATP-binding protein, protein MILTSSQASPGRMQDQSSGRVAIRALGLTKIFGTLRAVDSVDLEIRTGEVFGFLGPNGAGKTTTINMILGLISPTAGQVEILGQPAPWSNATIRRHIGSLPDGVQLYPYLSARENLSVFARMLGDVPARRIDEVLDLIGLAQRAKDRVGGYSHGMKRRLALALALLHDPEILVLDEPANGLDPAGIKEMRDLMKALAAQGKAIFLSSHLLHEVEIICDKVAILKRGTILAQGRVEELLRQTPAIEMMVHGPDIAEEILQQLPEVKKVKRNGKCLVIEYVSGFINDMTMKKADDSGQADSGRSPSDGAPRASTQEEEYSIIAGYLNAVLVSHGVFAYEIRPKKRELEEIFFDVTKEETNVDGRIA, encoded by the coding sequence TTGATTCTAACCAGTTCCCAGGCCTCACCAGGCCGGATGCAAGACCAATCCTCAGGCCGGGTCGCAATCCGCGCCCTGGGATTGACCAAGATATTTGGCACGCTCAGAGCCGTTGACTCTGTGGACCTTGAGATCCGGACAGGCGAAGTCTTTGGGTTTCTCGGTCCGAACGGCGCTGGGAAAACCACCACTATCAACATGATCCTGGGTCTTATCAGTCCAACCGCAGGGCAGGTGGAAATCCTGGGGCAGCCGGCTCCCTGGTCGAACGCCACGATCCGCCGGCACATAGGATCTCTGCCGGACGGGGTGCAACTCTACCCATACCTTTCCGCGAGAGAAAATCTCTCTGTATTTGCTCGAATGCTCGGTGATGTTCCCGCCAGAAGGATAGACGAGGTTCTGGATCTGATCGGGCTTGCACAAAGGGCAAAGGACAGAGTCGGCGGCTATTCGCATGGGATGAAAAGACGACTGGCCCTGGCCCTGGCACTGTTACATGACCCTGAGATCCTGGTCCTGGATGAACCGGCCAATGGGCTCGATCCAGCCGGCATAAAAGAGATGCGGGATCTCATGAAAGCACTTGCCGCGCAAGGTAAGGCGATATTCCTGTCAAGCCATCTCCTGCATGAGGTCGAAATCATATGTGACAAGGTCGCCATACTCAAACGCGGGACTATTCTGGCCCAGGGAAGAGTTGAGGAGCTTCTCAGGCAAACCCCTGCCATTGAGATGATGGTGCACGGGCCTGATATCGCCGAGGAAATCCTGCAGCAACTCCCTGAAGTAAAAAAAGTGAAGCGTAATGGGAAATGCCTGGTCATCGAATATGTCAGCGGATTTATCAATGATATGACTATGAAGAAAGCCGATGACTCCGGCCAAGCGGACTCTGGCCGGTCACCATCAGATGGGGCGCCGCGGGCCAGCACGCAGGAGGAGGAATATTCCATAATTGCAGGTTATCTGAACGCTGTTCTCGTCAGTCACGGCGTTTTTGCCTATGAGATCCGCCCCAAAAAAAGGGAGCTGGAGGAGATATTCTTTGACGTCACAAAGGAGGAGACAAATGTTGACGGCAGAATTGCATAA
- a CDS encoding sigma-70 family RNA polymerase sigma factor: MRKEFPLDEDSAIVARIASGDLSAFEEMVRKYQAAVYRLAFRATYNHEDARDLTQEVFLDAFRSIRGFRRDSKLGTWLYRIATNKTIDWWRKQRRQGARVISFTCLEEVSCQDNPEGHSGEFDPPDDDIGPEEIVINRERAELLWREVAELPENYRIVIILYHYEGLSYREIGEILKLPLRTVETRLYRAKKILQSRLVGGR; this comes from the coding sequence ATGAGAAAAGAGTTCCCCCTGGACGAGGATAGCGCCATTGTGGCAAGGATAGCGTCGGGAGATCTATCCGCCTTTGAAGAAATGGTGAGGAAATACCAGGCGGCTGTGTATAGATTGGCGTTCAGGGCCACATACAACCATGAGGATGCCCGCGACCTAACTCAAGAGGTATTCCTCGATGCATTCCGGTCTATCCGCGGATTCCGCAGGGATTCAAAGCTGGGCACCTGGCTCTACCGGATCGCCACAAACAAGACTATCGACTGGTGGCGGAAGCAACGCAGGCAGGGAGCCAGAGTCATCTCCTTCACATGCCTTGAGGAGGTTTCATGCCAGGATAATCCTGAGGGGCATAGCGGGGAGTTTGATCCCCCTGACGATGATATAGGGCCTGAGGAGATCGTCATAAACAGGGAGAGGGCCGAGCTTCTGTGGCGGGAGGTAGCGGAGCTGCCGGAGAACTACCGTATAGTCATCATTCTATATCATTATGAAGGTCTCTCGTATCGTGAAATCGGCGAGATCCTTAAGCTTCCGTTAAGGACAGTTGAGACGAGGCTATACCGCGCCAAGAAGATTCTGCAGAGCAGATTAGTGGGGGGGCGGTAA
- a CDS encoding deoxyribonuclease IV, protein MRFGVHVSIAGGVDKAPDRAIEIGCETMQIFSRSPRSLRTRDLDPEEAGSFMRKIDSTGIFPVVVHIPYLLNLASPKDDLYALSVQALKEDMARSRTLGARYLVIHPGSHLGRGRQEGIRRISEAINEALDSDEGEDIPVILLETVAGSGTEIGGTFEELQEIISKIHDDSRLGICIDTCHLWAAGYDVATIQGLDDTLVHLDRIIGMDRVKVVHANDSVFPRGSHKDRHADIGAGTIGDGGFRVILGNPRLKDLPFILETPRENMEDDRRNLAHMRKLAAEKVS, encoded by the coding sequence ATGAGGTTTGGCGTTCATGTTTCTATTGCGGGAGGAGTCGATAAAGCCCCTGACAGGGCCATTGAGATCGGGTGTGAGACCATGCAAATCTTTTCCAGAAGTCCCAGATCTCTCAGGACCCGGGACCTGGATCCGGAAGAAGCCGGTTCCTTCATGCGGAAGATAGATTCCACGGGGATCTTTCCTGTAGTAGTTCATATTCCATATTTATTGAATCTGGCGTCACCAAAGGATGATCTTTACGCATTATCGGTCCAGGCTTTAAAAGAGGATATGGCAAGATCTCGGACTCTCGGCGCCAGATATCTCGTCATACACCCCGGGAGTCACCTTGGCCGGGGTAGGCAGGAAGGTATACGTAGGATCTCGGAAGCCATCAATGAGGCTCTGGATTCAGATGAGGGAGAAGACATACCTGTTATCCTGCTGGAAACGGTGGCGGGATCAGGCACAGAGATCGGCGGGACCTTCGAGGAGCTCCAGGAGATCATATCAAAAATCCATGATGATTCCAGGTTAGGAATATGCATTGACACATGTCACCTGTGGGCGGCAGGGTATGATGTGGCAACTATTCAGGGGTTGGATGACACTCTCGTGCATCTCGACCGGATCATTGGGATGGATAGGGTCAAGGTCGTGCATGCCAATGATTCGGTCTTTCCCAGGGGTTCGCATAAAGATCGCCATGCAGACATTGGAGCCGGCACGATAGGTGATGGCGGCTTTCGCGTCATATTGGGAAACCCGCGGCTAAAAGACCTGCCATTTATCCTGGAGACTCCCCGCGAGAACATGGAGGATGATCGCAGGAATCTTGCCCATATGAGGAAACTTGCGGCGGAGAAGGTATCTTGA
- a CDS encoding class II aldolase/adducin family protein yields MLNIEQQLRKEIVDAGRWIYERGYVAANDGNISARLPDGSILMTPTGVSKGRMTPDMLVKVDAQGNPIEGYLKPSSEVKMHLAVYRKRPDVGAVAHAHPLVATAFAVAGISLDRCILPEVIISLGWIPLARYATPSTDELAHSVEEFIEYHDAVLLQNHGVLTMAEDVTHAMYKMETVEHFARISFYARLLGGENELSSEDVAKLISLRKKMRIPGRYPNLGMRPSSHPDRLTGTAGK; encoded by the coding sequence ATGTTGAATATTGAGCAGCAACTTCGCAAAGAGATCGTGGATGCAGGACGTTGGATCTATGAACGTGGCTATGTAGCGGCAAATGACGGTAATATTTCGGCACGCCTGCCAGATGGCTCCATACTGATGACTCCAACAGGAGTGAGCAAGGGGCGCATGACCCCTGACATGCTGGTGAAGGTGGATGCTCAAGGGAACCCGATAGAAGGTTACCTCAAGCCATCCTCAGAAGTGAAGATGCATCTTGCCGTTTACAGAAAACGTCCTGATGTTGGCGCTGTGGCGCACGCTCATCCGCTGGTAGCCACGGCCTTTGCCGTAGCCGGAATCTCCTTGGATCGTTGTATCCTCCCGGAGGTCATCATTAGTCTAGGGTGGATTCCCCTGGCCAGATACGCGACACCTTCTACGGATGAATTGGCGCATTCGGTGGAAGAATTCATCGAATATCACGATGCGGTGCTATTGCAGAACCACGGCGTATTGACTATGGCCGAAGATGTTACCCACGCAATGTATAAGATGGAAACTGTGGAGCATTTTGCGCGCATAAGTTTCTATGCGAGACTGCTTGGGGGAGAAAATGAGTTGTCTAGTGAGGATGTGGCAAAGCTCATTTCTCTGAGGAAAAAGATGCGAATTCCGGGACGATATCCTAATTTGGGTATGCGTCCGTCCAGCCATCCGGATAGACTAACCGGCACCGCCGGTAAATAA
- a CDS encoding NUDIX domain-containing protein, producing the protein MKNIRVSAKAVIIQDGRLLVTKNVDQFGTFYLLPGGGQLPGETLIDALKRECREEIGVEVDVGELLFVREYIGCNHEFAFWDGDIHQVELMFACTVRDGQVPQKGVEPDRYQVSVEWLDLDGLDSRRLYPQALKRYVASSRREERCIYMGDVN; encoded by the coding sequence ATGAAGAATATCAGAGTTTCTGCGAAGGCTGTTATCATACAGGACGGCAGGCTCTTAGTCACAAAGAACGTCGATCAGTTCGGCACTTTCTATCTCCTCCCAGGAGGGGGGCAACTACCGGGAGAAACCTTGATTGATGCGCTAAAGCGGGAATGTCGTGAAGAAATAGGAGTGGAAGTGGACGTCGGAGAACTTCTTTTTGTTCGCGAATATATAGGATGTAATCACGAGTTTGCATTCTGGGACGGCGATATTCACCAGGTGGAACTGATGTTCGCATGCACAGTCCGGGATGGCCAGGTTCCCCAGAAAGGGGTAGAACCTGATAGGTACCAGGTTTCTGTAGAATGGCTCGACCTGGACGGCCTCGACTCGCGCAGGCTCTATCCTCAGGCCCTGAAGCGTTACGTCGCGTCTTCCCGCCGGGAAGAGCGCTGCATATATATGGGCGATGTCAACTAA
- a CDS encoding YjbQ family protein: protein MGESVTFYGQISVPTRRRVQMIDITGQVQEIVNKSGAGEGVVYLSALHTTAGLTINEDADPDVREDLLAHLERLVPVNSQFRHVEGNSDAHIKASLVGTTLSVPIHEGRLVLGRWQGIFLCEFDGPRTRSVAAQVMGVSPTS, encoded by the coding sequence ATGGGAGAAAGTGTGACATTTTACGGGCAAATAAGTGTCCCAACCAGACGGCGGGTACAGATGATCGATATCACCGGGCAGGTGCAGGAGATTGTCAATAAGAGTGGGGCGGGGGAGGGAGTCGTCTACCTCTCAGCGCTCCATACAACGGCGGGCCTCACGATAAATGAAGATGCAGATCCTGATGTCCGCGAGGATTTACTGGCGCACCTGGAACGACTTGTGCCGGTCAACTCGCAATTTCGTCACGTGGAAGGCAATTCTGACGCCCATATAAAGGCCAGCCTTGTGGGGACAACCCTGTCTGTGCCCATTCATGAGGGACGACTTGTCCTTGGGAGGTGGCAAGGTATCTTCCTGTGTGAATTCGATGGCCCCCGGACGCGCTCGGTGGCGGCGCAGGTTATGGGGGTATCGCCAACAAGCTGA